The following nucleotide sequence is from Triticum dicoccoides isolate Atlit2015 ecotype Zavitan chromosome 7B, WEW_v2.0, whole genome shotgun sequence.
CTGTCTTCTGATGAAATATGCTTTCAAGCTTCTACAGATTCCCAACCTACCTTGGGTACAATGGTACCACCGACCCTATTCCATAGCCATTGTAAAACATAAAGACCTTTCTATTATCATTTGGAAAACAGTTAACCACCACTTGCACACCTTACAAAAGAAATATTTTGTTTTCACCAACAATGGCCTCTCCTCCTTCTTTTGGAATGATGTCTGACTACTTTCTGACCCCCCATCTAGAGCCTTCCCCCACCTTCACTCCCACTCCACCAACCCCACCATCATGGTCCTGCAAGTCATGCAGGAAGGCTTGATATCTAACCTCTAGAACCGCCTAACGGGTGTTGCTTCCATCGAGATAGCTATGGTGGCTTTGTTGCAAGATTTTGCGCTTAATGACAATGTTGACGATTGGTTCCTCAGTCTGCGTATGTCATTCTCTGCTCGGCATGCCTACCATCTGATCTTCGATGAGGACTACTTGGACACCAGCGCCATCCCATTTGGTCGTCCAAGGCACCCATCAAGGTGCAAACATTTGGGTGGTACGAATACTAGGGCAAATTTAATTCACATGACCATCCTCCCCGACACCATCTGCCCCAGATGTGAACCTACTCTCAAAGACGCCATGCGCATCTTCCTCATGTGCCCGTCAGCCTCCCAAGTTTGGGTTGCNNNNNNNNNNNNNNNNNNNNNNNNNNNNNNNNNNNNNNNNNNNNNNNNNNNNNNNNNNNNNNNNNNNNNNNNNNNNNNNNNNNNNNNNNNNNNNNNNNNNNNNNNNNNNNNNNNNNNNNNNNNNNNNNNNNNNNNNNNNNNNNNNNNNNNNNNNNNNNNNNNNNNNNNNNNNNNNTCGGGGCCTCAACAGCAACATTTGTCCCACAACTGCTCTCTCCATTCTTTGGAAGCTTTGATGCCCATAATGCTTGTGTTTTCAGTTATGAGATGCTCACCGTCAATGTAATACTCACGAACATTATTTTGGATTTCACTCTTTGTTGGGTAGATTTAGGATGGACCAAAAGGATGTCGCCATGTCATGGCGTCAATACCTCTCATGCGCGCAACTCCCCCCGTTTAAttattcaaaaaaatattttaaTGAGGCTAACTTGTTGCTAGTAGCAAACTTTCAGCGGGCCGTTCGTGGTTAGCAAAATTTTTAAATGATTGCTAATGTCAGCAAATATCTTAAGAAACCATTTGCAAATGAAGTGGTGATAAGTGGTTATCAATTTGTAAGAGTAGACGAAAGCTTGCCAAAgttgaggcctcctttggtttgtaggatttttgtaggaatgGTATAGGATAGGATTTTCAAAGGAAAAATTCTTTGgacccctttggtttgtaggattgtATTCCTATTTCTATCTAAGATAGAAACCAATCtttcacatttcaaaggaaaaaaaaaacaacattagcctagactcaataaaAAATATTTATATCCTATACTTCAAATAACATCTCTTTTCCTATAAGAattaagatacatgtcatctcatttcataTTAATTTTTTATTGTATTTTAACAtcagtacagatgcaagcgctcatacacgcatacactcacccctatgaacgtacacacgcacacccaacccctatgagcacctccgagagactgagccggcatgtcatcttgaaatttatgaagtcaccataggcgcctcgtcgtcgacgggaacgtctcctcccactgaaaacgcatcgccggaaattctaaaataaattcaggaataatgcgagcaccaggacttaacCCTGAAGGGCTGGGATATCACTGTCCCTCTTCTATTGTTATGACATTCCTGTCGTATGAACCAAAAGAGTCTGAGACTTTCAGAAGACACGCCTCAAACAAAGCTCAGAACTGCAGAGCAAAACGATCAACGTCGGACGTACACAGAAAGCATTATATTATACGTATGAAAATCAGAAACAACACCTTCTTCCAGTACTGCTTACATGTAAGAACATCAGAACTGCTCCAACCTCCAAGAAACATATTTTTTCTATGGATAATTGGAGATTATGATTAGTGATAGATAGGAATATAATATCGGCACGAGGTCTTCTGCATACATGGGGACGTGAGGCTGCTGCTGCCATTGCTGATCAGTCTCTGCTAGGCGCTAGCTTGCTGATCGGCCTCTGCTCCGAGTGGCAATATGTAAAAAGGCGAATCAATGCTGGCCGGGCCAGAGGAAGGCGCCCATGGAGAACCTCCTCTTCTCCTCGACGTCGCCGGTGACAGGGAGGCCGTACTCTCGGAGCAGGCAGTCGACGCGCCATTCCGGCATCGCCTCGTAGTCCGCCTTCCTGTACCGCGGGTAGTGCAGCGGTATCCGGAAGCCGCAGCTGAACGTGCCGCGctcctgcttctgctgctgcttctGGCCACCGACGGCAGCCGTGCCGCCGTTGGCCTTGGCCATGCTCACGCTCACTGCAGGGCCCAAGGATCccatctctctctgtgtgtgtttcTTTGCTGCCTCTGATCACCTTATAAATTACAAGCAACTCGTGTTCGTTGAGAAGGAAGTGCTAGCTGATGGAAGGGTTTTATAGATGGTGTGAGATAGAGGAATAATAATCCACCGTCTTGCCTGACCAGAGCGGTAACTCGAGCCAA
It contains:
- the LOC119338178 gene encoding uncharacterized protein LOC119338178 — encoded protein: MGSLGPAVSVSMAKANGGTAAVGGQKQQQKQERGTFSCGFRIPLHYPRYRKADYEAMPEWRVDCLLREYGLPVTGDVEEKRRFSMGAFLWPGQH